From one Plantibacter flavus genomic stretch:
- a CDS encoding gamma-glutamyl-gamma-aminobutyrate hydrolase family protein, with amino-acid sequence MQGHVSPMLALVEVTRFREDDQAYHEYVQILVGRTIAAAERAGWRVTRLAAHDLGTDALLASTDGASAVVIMGGADIDPAQYGGTTGYRAEGQHFPEADRAQLAVARRAAERGTPLLGICRGHQIINVALGGTLVQDLGEHSAHRNEGVPVDESMTPHEVELDPSSALAFRLGARHLQVQSAHHQSVGELGEGLRAVAWASDGTVEAIEHRTLPITGVQWHPEDPGTVDDQLGLLLGGLAREAERAAA; translated from the coding sequence ATGCAAGGACACGTCTCACCCATGCTGGCGCTCGTCGAGGTCACCAGGTTCCGTGAGGACGACCAGGCGTACCACGAGTACGTGCAGATCCTCGTCGGACGGACCATCGCCGCCGCCGAACGGGCAGGCTGGCGCGTGACCCGGTTGGCCGCGCACGACCTCGGCACCGATGCGCTCCTCGCCTCGACCGACGGGGCCTCCGCCGTCGTCATCATGGGCGGAGCCGACATCGATCCCGCCCAGTACGGCGGCACCACCGGCTACCGCGCCGAGGGCCAGCACTTCCCCGAGGCCGACCGCGCCCAGCTGGCGGTCGCCCGTCGCGCCGCCGAGCGTGGCACGCCGCTGCTCGGGATCTGCCGCGGTCACCAGATCATCAACGTCGCCCTCGGCGGGACGCTCGTGCAGGACCTCGGTGAGCACAGCGCCCACCGCAACGAGGGCGTCCCGGTCGATGAGAGCATGACCCCGCACGAGGTCGAGCTCGACCCCTCGAGCGCCCTCGCGTTCCGACTCGGCGCCCGTCACCTCCAGGTGCAGAGCGCCCACCACCAGTCGGTCGGCGAGCTCGGCGAGGGTCTGCGTGCCGTCGCCTGGGCCTCCGACGGCACCGTCGAGGCGATCGAGCACCGCACCCTGCCGATCACGGGCGTGCAGTGGCACCCGGAGGACCCGGGCACCGTGGACGACCAGCTCGGGCTCCTGCTCGGCGGTCTCGCCCGCGAGGCCGAGCGCGCCGCAGCCTGA